In Phenylobacterium koreense, one DNA window encodes the following:
- a CDS encoding TonB-dependent receptor, giving the protein MISFSKKMRGGRRSRQSALMTSVAICGLAFAGQAFAEEEASVEEVVVTASPIRESLEKSLQIQKASDNVVNVIAADTIGRFPDATAAGALARLPGVGVQRDQGQERYIQIRGAPTRWTTVALDGINVLGAEDRVFRFDSVPANQISELVLNKTLLPNMPAEALAGRVNITTYSPLDNPGFSGAADLGYGFIDMGDGPVKQYSGRLSWANDTWGITLAASNYQFEQHTNNAESRFDDVGITQLRITKYVIERRTQSYSGKVQFAPDDNNRFTLHHLNTEFNDFEERNQYRFQYDKAWSGTRNFETADLIGVPVDSQWEDGIFSNGVSFTDLHGEHTWGGWDVDWRLAYTTTEFNSNIPLTSGVTSTALGAPTRANALISPSMHLQVNAIPEGVPRATLYGTVAGPDGTLVRGDRWFALDQSSRALPITYTTESSANLETEAKTAKFDASREWTSFGADSKFSFGFQYDDREQNNYSTALVRPDGTVVSGNANGFNLTKIAGELGVPWTPDAFITSNAWDKPWDFGFLATYMDNVAMNEQARAVMDAARAANANGGNYPIFAADPRSVNVVQEKVASVYAMNRWDWGRHSVTAGARIENTQIDTSGFAAVGSKLTAVDFSTDKTKVFPSIHYNFDYSDTLKLRAALISGHARPSLADMRATVSISDPGLTVSGGNPNLVPESAYGVDLSAEWYFAPSSLLAASFFHREIKDTLFDSTEIVRDERYNFDGVDRRGYTFSTTMNGGDGHLTGLELVYNQPWTFLPGALSGFGFQGSMAFVSGEFTPPEGGEAINFPGTSKRLFNATLFYEKYGLSARLSYQHRTHWLDEVFASGSSSAGNIYWGASQRVDLSVRYQVNDYVSVFMDGNNLTNETGVRYQGSEDRPYEIENFGRKFLFGVRANF; this is encoded by the coding sequence ATGATATCGTTTTCCAAGAAGATGCGCGGCGGACGTCGCTCGCGCCAATCGGCGCTGATGACCAGCGTCGCCATCTGCGGGCTGGCCTTTGCGGGCCAGGCCTTCGCGGAGGAGGAAGCCAGCGTCGAAGAGGTCGTGGTGACCGCTTCGCCAATCCGGGAAAGCCTGGAGAAGTCGCTTCAGATCCAGAAGGCGTCCGACAACGTCGTCAACGTGATCGCCGCCGACACGATCGGCCGCTTCCCCGACGCCACCGCCGCCGGCGCGCTCGCCCGCCTGCCGGGCGTGGGCGTTCAACGCGACCAGGGCCAGGAGCGATATATCCAGATCCGTGGCGCCCCGACCCGTTGGACGACCGTCGCGCTCGACGGCATCAACGTGCTCGGCGCCGAGGACCGCGTGTTCCGCTTCGACTCGGTTCCGGCGAACCAGATCAGCGAACTGGTGCTGAACAAGACCCTGCTGCCCAACATGCCGGCCGAGGCGCTGGCGGGCCGGGTGAACATCACCACCTATTCGCCCCTCGACAATCCCGGCTTCAGCGGCGCGGCCGACCTGGGCTACGGCTTCATCGACATGGGCGATGGCCCGGTGAAGCAATATTCCGGCCGCCTGTCGTGGGCCAACGACACGTGGGGGATCACCCTGGCCGCTTCGAACTATCAGTTCGAGCAGCACACCAACAACGCCGAGTCGCGCTTCGATGACGTCGGCATCACCCAGTTGCGCATCACCAAGTACGTCATCGAGCGCCGCACCCAGTCCTATTCGGGCAAGGTGCAGTTCGCTCCCGACGACAACAACCGGTTCACGCTTCACCACCTGAACACCGAGTTCAACGACTTCGAAGAGCGTAACCAGTACCGCTTCCAGTACGACAAGGCCTGGTCGGGGACGCGCAACTTCGAAACCGCCGACCTGATCGGCGTGCCGGTCGACTCCCAATGGGAGGACGGCATCTTCTCCAACGGCGTGTCCTTCACCGACCTCCACGGCGAACACACCTGGGGCGGCTGGGACGTCGACTGGCGCCTCGCCTACACGACGACCGAGTTCAACAGCAACATCCCGCTCACCAGCGGCGTGACCTCGACCGCGCTGGGCGCCCCGACCCGCGCCAACGCGCTGATCTCGCCGTCCATGCATCTGCAGGTGAACGCCATTCCGGAGGGCGTGCCGAGGGCGACCCTCTACGGCACCGTCGCGGGCCCCGACGGAACCCTCGTGCGCGGCGATCGGTGGTTCGCCCTGGACCAGAGCTCGCGGGCCCTGCCCATCACCTACACGACCGAAAGCTCGGCGAACCTCGAGACCGAGGCCAAGACCGCCAAGTTCGACGCCAGCCGCGAGTGGACCAGCTTCGGCGCGGACTCGAAGTTCAGCTTCGGCTTCCAGTATGACGACCGGGAGCAGAACAACTACAGCACCGCCCTGGTCCGTCCCGACGGCACGGTGGTGAGCGGCAACGCCAACGGCTTCAACCTCACCAAGATCGCCGGGGAACTCGGCGTGCCGTGGACGCCCGACGCCTTCATCACCAGCAACGCCTGGGACAAGCCGTGGGACTTCGGCTTCCTCGCGACCTACATGGACAACGTGGCGATGAACGAGCAGGCGCGCGCCGTCATGGACGCCGCCAGGGCCGCCAACGCCAACGGCGGCAACTATCCGATCTTCGCCGCCGATCCGCGGTCGGTCAACGTCGTCCAGGAGAAGGTCGCATCGGTCTATGCGATGAACCGCTGGGACTGGGGTCGCCACTCCGTGACCGCCGGCGCGCGGATCGAGAACACCCAGATCGACACCAGCGGCTTTGCGGCGGTCGGCTCGAAGCTTACCGCGGTGGACTTCTCGACCGACAAGACCAAGGTCTTCCCGAGCATCCACTACAACTTCGACTACTCCGACACCCTGAAGCTCCGGGCGGCCCTGATCTCGGGTCACGCGCGCCCCAGCCTCGCGGACATGCGCGCCACGGTCTCCATCAGCGACCCTGGCCTGACCGTCAGCGGCGGCAACCCGAACCTGGTGCCGGAATCGGCCTATGGCGTGGACCTGTCTGCGGAATGGTACTTCGCCCCTTCCTCCCTGCTGGCGGCGAGCTTCTTCCACCGCGAGATCAAGGACACGCTCTTCGACTCGACCGAGATCGTCCGGGACGAACGCTACAACTTCGACGGCGTCGACCGCCGGGGCTATACGTTCAGCACCACGATGAACGGCGGCGACGGTCACCTGACGGGTCTCGAACTGGTCTACAACCAGCCCTGGACCTTCCTGCCTGGCGCCCTCTCGGGCTTCGGCTTCCAGGGCAGCATGGCCTTCGTCAGCGGCGAATTCACGCCGCCGGAAGGTGGCGAGGCGATCAACTTCCCGGGTACCTCGAAGCGCCTGTTCAACGCCACGCTCTTCTATGAGAAGTACGGCCTGTCGGCGCGGCTCAGCTACCAGCACCGCACCCACTGGCTGGACGAAGTCTTCGCCAGCGGCAGCAGCTCGGCCGGCAACATCTACTGGGGCGCCAGCCAGCGCGTGGACCTCTCGGTCCGCTACCAGGTCAACGACTACGTGTCGGTGTTCATGGACGGCAACAACCTCACCAACGAGACCGGCGTCCGCTACCAAGGGTCGGAAGACCGGCCCTACGAGATCGAGAACTTCGGTCGGAAGTTCCTGTTCGGCGTCCGCGCCAACTTCTGA
- a CDS encoding alpha-D-ribose 1-methylphosphonate 5-triphosphate diphosphatase codes for MEQIYRNARVVMRDEDFIGSVVVRDGLIAAVDRGAGTVGEDFDGDVLMPGVVDIHTDNLERHYYPRQNIGWNPVSASVTHDSSDISVGVTTVFNSMSVGSYAASEARETDKLVRLVDGLLQAKEAGMLKASHFVHWRCETTSDELRERLPPLAEHPLTAMFSMMDHTPGQRQHKNVEKHVELWRARGLNDQQVVERLAEIRERQARNAVANARFVSEVAKAKGAVLMSHDDETDEHVDLAADLGATVAEFPVTQAAAERARARGMTIVMGGPNLIRGGSYSGNVPASALVEAGLLDGFASDYVPRSLIECVFALAKAPFGWSLPRAVATVTAATAEAGGLTDRGAIAEGLRADFLRVREIGGLPIIGGVWVGGRRAA; via the coding sequence TTGGAACAGATTTATCGCAACGCCCGGGTCGTGATGCGCGACGAGGATTTCATCGGCTCGGTCGTGGTGCGGGACGGGTTGATCGCCGCGGTCGATCGCGGCGCGGGCACGGTGGGCGAGGACTTCGACGGCGACGTGCTGATGCCGGGCGTGGTCGACATCCACACCGACAACCTCGAGCGGCACTATTACCCCCGCCAGAATATCGGCTGGAATCCAGTGTCGGCCTCGGTGACCCATGACTCGTCCGACATCTCGGTCGGCGTGACCACGGTGTTCAACTCGATGAGCGTCGGCTCCTACGCCGCCTCGGAGGCGCGAGAGACGGACAAGCTGGTTCGCCTCGTCGACGGTCTTCTGCAGGCGAAGGAAGCTGGAATGCTGAAGGCCAGCCACTTCGTCCACTGGCGCTGCGAAACCACGTCCGACGAGCTTCGGGAGCGGTTGCCCCCGCTGGCCGAGCACCCGCTGACGGCGATGTTCTCCATGATGGACCACACCCCCGGACAGCGGCAGCACAAGAACGTCGAGAAGCACGTCGAGCTTTGGCGTGCGCGCGGCCTGAACGACCAGCAGGTCGTCGAGCGGCTGGCGGAAATCCGCGAGCGCCAGGCTCGAAACGCCGTGGCCAACGCCCGCTTCGTCTCCGAAGTCGCCAAGGCGAAGGGTGCCGTGCTCATGAGTCACGACGACGAGACCGACGAGCACGTCGATCTGGCGGCGGACCTCGGCGCCACGGTCGCCGAGTTTCCGGTAACGCAGGCCGCGGCCGAGCGGGCCCGGGCGCGGGGCATGACCATCGTCATGGGCGGCCCCAACCTGATCCGTGGGGGGTCCTATTCCGGCAATGTGCCGGCGAGCGCCTTGGTGGAGGCGGGCCTGCTGGACGGTTTCGCTTCCGACTATGTGCCGCGCAGCCTGATCGAGTGCGTCTTCGCCCTCGCCAAGGCGCCTTTCGGTTGGTCGCTTCCGCGGGCGGTGGCGACGGTGACGGCGGCGACCGCGGAGGCGGGCGGCCTGACGGACCGAGGCGCCATCGCCGAGGGCCTGCGCGCGGACTTCCTGCGGGTGCGCGAGATCGGCGGGCTGCCGATCATCGGCGGCGTCTGGGTCGGCGGCCGCCGGGCGGCCTGA